The DNA sequence ATGCTCGTTCACCGTACCGCGGCCGGCGGCGCCGGCTACTTGACCGGCGCCAAGTCCGGCGAAGACCACGGGCCGCGAGGGCCAACGGATCGGGGCCGCTACAACAACGGACTGAGCAGGTGGGCGGCCGCGTCCACGATCTGGCGTGCCGCCGGCTGCGCCGCGAGGTAGTCTCGCGTGATCTCGCTGCAGCGCGCTTCGTCGGCGGCCATCATGGCGGCGAGCTGCGCGACGAACGACGCGCTGGTGACGAAACAGCTCGCCTCGAAGTTGAGTCGGAACGACCGCGCGTCGAGGTTGGCGCTGCCGAGAAACGCGAGCGACTCGTCCACGATCGCGGCCTTGGCGTGCAGAAATCCGGGCAGATACTCGAACACGCGGATGCCCGCGTCGAGCAGGTCGGGATAATACGAGCGCGCCGCCATCTCGACCAGCCTGACGTCGCTGCGCCGCGGCAGGTACAGGCGCACGTCGACGCCGCGGAACGCCGCGCTGCGCAGCGCGGCCATCAGCGCGGGCCCCGGGACGAAGTACGGCGTCATGATCCACAGCCGCGACTGCGCCGTGACGACCGCCGCAAACAGCGCCTCGTGCGTCGGGTTGTACGCCGGAAAGTCGGGGCCGCTGGCGATCACCGCGCATTCGGCGGCGTCGGCGCCGTCGACGGCGGGAGACTTGCCGAAGTAGTCCGCGCTCGCCAGGTCTTCGCGGGCCGCGTAGTGCCAGTCGTCGGCGAACACCTCCTGCAGCTGATCGACGACCGGGCCGCGGAGTTCGACCGCGAGGTCGTGCCAGTCGCGCGTGTACTCGTCGCCGATGTTGATGCCGCCGACGAACGCGCGCTCGGCGTCGACGACGAGGATCTTGCGATGGTTGCGAAAGTTGAGCGCGGCGCGCAGAGTGCGTACGCCGAGCGGCAGGAACGTGGCGACCTGAACGCCCGCGTCGCGCAGCGCGCGCTTGTAGGCGTGCGACAGCCCGAGCGAGCCGATCCCGTCGTACAGCGCGCGCACCTCCACTCCCTCGCGCGCCTTCGCGCACAACAGATCGCGAAAGCGTCGACCGGTCGCGTCGTCGCGCCAGATGTAAAACAGCGCGTGAACGTG is a window from the Deltaproteobacteria bacterium genome containing:
- the cls gene encoding cardiolipin synthase; this translates as MPEGAGQWWAVLQLGSTALAVASIPSVLLRRRGRPMAALSWILVLVALPVLGVALWWLLGRMHLERQRRRRRRAHERLAPALTAVRDRVRAPAARPVLGFCRLPDHLRRGIFPASAGNRCRLLVDATTAYPEMERAIEAARHHVHALFYIWRDDATGRRFRDLLCAKAREGVEVRALYDGIGSLGLSHAYKRALRDAGVQVATFLPLGVRTLRAALNFRNHRKILVVDAERAFVGGINIGDEYTRDWHDLAVELRGPVVDQLQEVFADDWHYAAREDLASADYFGKSPAVDGADAAECAVIASGPDFPAYNPTHEALFAAVVTAQSRLWIMTPYFVPGPALMAALRSAAFRGVDVRLYLPRRSDVRLVEMAARSYYPDLLDAGIRVFEYLPGFLHAKAAIVDESLAFLGSANLDARSFRLNFEASCFVTSASFVAQLAAMMAADEARCSEITRDYLAAQPAARQIVDAAAHLLSPLL